The genomic DNA agccccagccgccggaggcagcaaaCCACCCCCTGGATCGCCATTCCCAATGCAGGGACTGCGGCGGCGCCGCACCGGGGGTGAAAAGCGGCTAGCGTAATTTAGAGACTGACTGCGTAGATGACGGCGGCGTAAGCCACACGGTGAAAAATTAATCGGTGGAAAAAGTGCGAAAGGAGCTACGTTCACACGACAGGACAACGAACGAGAACGCAAACGCGATTTTTTCGGACACAGCGTCGTTTGTATAAAAGACTCAACAAAAGGGATTTTTAGAATATCTCAGTGAGCCCGGCACAACATGTCCAAGTTTTttgctggttctgataGTGAGAGCTCGTCTTCGGACGAAGAACTGTACTCGTCCTCTGGAGAGGAGGATAAGGACGTTTCTTccagtgaagaagaatcttctgaagaagacgactcTGAAGATGAGTCGAGTGATGAAGAATCCGACGAGGAAACTGGAGGTGCTAAAAAAGGTACTCCCGGTTATTACATGAGAAATCAATTCTTGAAAGGAGGTTCTtcggctggtgctgattcCGACGAAGAGTCGGAGGATGAGGGCAAAAGAATTGTCAAATCTGCTAAAGACAAGcttgttgatgagattgaTGCTTCGATCAAAGCCATTGAGAATGCCAAGAGAATCAACGATTGGGTGGCTATTTCTGGAGAATTCGACAAGGTCAACCGTCTGGCCGAGCGTGCTGGTAAGCAATACAGTACCACTCCTCCTCAGTATATCAATATGTTAATGGAATTGGACGAGTTTGCTCAAGAGGCTGTTAAGAACGAGAAACAGGctaaaaagaagatgaatGCATCCAACAGCAGAGCCTTGAACACCATCAAGCAACGTATCAAGAAGACCTCTAAGGGCTTTGAGACTAAGATTGCTGCTTATAAGAGTGATCCCGAACTTTATCAACGTGAGTTGAAGGGTGAGACTACTCCTCAACCCGAGGCTACTGCCTCTTTCAAAAAGACCACTGTTGCCTCgaccactagcaccactgtggctgctgctgatgataaCGACGGATTCTCCACCGTTGGTAAGGCCGGCAAGGTGCTTCAATACACTCCTGAAAACATTTTCAAGACTCTTATTTCCATTGTCGAGTCTCGTGGTAAGAAGAATACTGATCGTGCTGAGCAGATCAAGACTCTTGAGGAACTCAACAAGGTGGCCACCACACCTTACCAAAAGatttctgttcttcttaTGTTGATTCCTATTAGATTCGATCTTACTTCTGCTGGTTCGGTCGTTCCTACTCAAAACTGGAAGGCTGCCGAACAAGATATTCGCGCTCTTTTCACTGTTCTAGAGGAGAATGCTTCTACATACCGAGTCAGCGAGTCTGCTAGCGAGCCTGAAGACATTGAGGAAGGACCCACTGCTGGTCCTGACGGAGTCAAAGAGATTCCTGGTAGTGTCACATCTCTTATTGAGCGTTTGGATGACGAGTTCACTCGTGCTCTTCAAAACATCGATCCTCACACAACCGAATATGTTGATAGATTACGTGACGAGGCTGATCTGTACACACTGATTATTCGTGGCCAGTTGTACTTGGAATCCAGCCTAAAACAAGGTCAACAACCTCATACATCCGAGGCTCTTAGCCGACTTTTAGTGCGAAGGCTCGATCACATCTACTATAAACCCACTTCAGTTATTATCAATTCTGAGCGTGACGCCTGGGACAAGATCCGTAGTGCCGATGTCACCTCTAAACAACTCATTACTCCTAGAATCTCTGGTGATGTTGCTGTTACTGATAAGAGCTACACTATCCAACTTATCGATAGAATCTGTTCTGTCCtctaccaacaacaaagCACTATTTTCAGATCCAAGGCTATGTTGAGTCATATCTACCACTATGCTTTGAACGACTACTATTTCAAGGCCCGTGACTTGTTTTTGATGTCGCATTTACAATCTTCCATCCACACTGCTGACCCCACCATCCAAGTCCTCTATAACAGAGCTCTTGTACAGGTTGGTTTGTGTGCCTTTAGAATCGGTTTGATTGTCGAGTGTCAACAATCATTACAAGAGATCTGCTCTTCGTCCCGTCTCAAGGAGCTTCTTGGCCAAGGTGTCACCAAGTTCGGTCAAGTCAGTGCTCCTGATAAGCAGAGATTACTGCCCTTCCACATGCACATCAATCTCGAGTTGTTGGAGTGTGTCTACCTGACTGCCTCTCTTCTCATCGAGATCCCACTCATGGCCTCTCTCGGCAACTCTATCGatgccaagaagaagattgtATCCAAGCCATTCCGTAGAATGCTCGACTACCATGACAGACAAGTTTTCAGCGGACCTGCTGAAAACACCCGTGATCACATTATGCAAGCTGGTAAGGCCCTGTTGAACGGTGACTGGACCAGTTCTCGTGACTTGCTGACCTCGATCAAAATCTGGTCTTTGCTCAGCAATGccgaagaaatcaagaccATGCTTGGCGTCAAGGTCCAAGAAGAGGGTCTCAGAACATACATTTTCAACTACGGCTCGTGTTACCAGTCACTGTCGATTTCCATACTGTCATCGCTGTTTGAGCTTTCCGAGCGCAAGGTGTCTGCTATTGTGTCCAAGATGATTGCTACTGAGGAGatcgctgctgctcttgatCAAAAGTCCAACTCGATTGTTTTCAGAAAGGGTGTTGAGCTCTCCAACTTGCAAGTTCTTGCCCAAGCTCTTGCCGACAAGTCCGTGCAACTGGCGGAAAGAAACGAGAGACTCGCTGCCGGTGGCCACCAGCTGTCTGAGCAAGGCAACACCAGCGGGCCAAACAAGCCCTCGGGACAATCTGGCCAGGGCGACCGTTACAACAACGACCGTTCGTCTAACCAAAGAGGCCAAAACAGACAGGGTAATAGCGGTCGTCGTGAGAACCAGCAGCCCAGACCCATCCGCGCTTAAGACCATCATGACTAATGTGTAGTGTAAAAAATGCATAGGGAGAAAGACAAGAAACTGGTGCTTTGTATGTAGAACACTGTTTGGTTCTGtctaaaaataaaataaacttATTCTAATACTCTCCggggtgtgtgcctccggcggctgaagctccgccccagaccctgtagcTCTCCTACTTCGCGGGACGCTGTTGGGACTCTCGACtgaaccgactcgagcgtagcgagaggagcaaccagggtctggggcggagccccagccgccggaggcatgccccgTTCCCCGAAACTGGTGAGAAATGTATATATTACATAGATGGTCTAGATGAAGTAGTTGCGCCACAGCACACCTTCGAGGTCTTCGAGTTGCTCGCTCGTGAAGACCTTGGAGTCGATGTGCCAGGTATCTTGACGCGTTTTCTTGAAATCGCCGAGGATGAGCTTGACACTCTTGCCAACCATGCCAGGGTCATTTGCGGCCTTGACTGCCAGCACTTGCATCACTTCTGGGATCCattttggtggtggacTCTGGTACGGGAATGCCTTGACTAGGGCTCCTAGACCCAGTACTGCAGAATGGCGCTTGACCATAGCGGTTTGGTACTCATTTAAAGGAACGCCAGTTCTGGAGACTGGTGTTCCAGGGCGACTGGGTATGGGCGTGACTGCAAGACTTGCGGTGGGTGTACGACGTAAATTCTTCCATGATTTGGTTTCGTTTAACAGGATAGTACAGTGCTGTTGAAGACTGGCTATAAGCCTGTCCTGCTCGGCAATTGGAGAGCAGCGAAGCAGGCCAGAAAGGGTCTCAGCAGCCAGCTCACGGACTTCTAATTGCACGTCAACCAGCATATCTGTCACAGAGTTGATCAAGAACGATCTCTGATGTTCGTTCATCTTGAATAAATgtctgaagaagaaggcttGCAAATATGAAAGAATACTGATTCTTTGATGCCAAGTTGTGGCTTTAGTACCAATATCCACTATCATATCCACCATCAGTTGAATGTACTGCACAGGACAAGGGATGTTGCCAAGCAGTTTGAACAACGACACTGCCGAGAGCATTacctcctcttcatctctGACATTAAGGAAATTTAATAACGCAGGGATGATGGTCTTAGGAAACAGGGGGATTAATGACACGGCATATGATTTACGGAATAAACTTTCCAAAAACAACGAGAGCGTTTTGGCAACCACAACATACTGAGATGTTCCTCTACTGCTCAAAGCTTCACGTTCCAAACGGAGTGTCTCAAGCTTGTTAAATGCCTTAACAATTCGACTGGATAAGTCATCTGGCATCTCGTAGCATAGCAATCCTACTGAGCCACTATCGTAGTTAGCCTTCAAAAACTGGCTCACTGTTTCAAATGACTCATGATATCTCGTAACATAGATTCCACCCAAAGTCTTGGCCACCTCATCTCGTACTCCCTGCAGAGGATGTGTGATATTATCCCACAAGTTATCGATAATCTCGTCTACATTGTGCTGGTAGTACCATCCAATTGTACTAATCGACTTCCTCAATAGGCTTAGCCGAGAGCTCTCTCTGACGCTGGTACTATATGCATCTGTTCTGACGCGAATCTCGTTTAGGAGCTTCTCAACCTGCCAAGCACGACGATAGTCGATATAAATTGATGTCCACCAAACAAACGATCTCCAATATTCAATGTTGTCATGAGCAATACTGTTTTGAAGAACATCAGAGAATATTCCCACTAGCAAAGTtacttttttgttgatgactTCTTCTCCCTCGGTAAACTTCAGCGAGTCAATGAGAGCAGAGCACATCTCTGCCACACATCGGTGAGAATTTTTATCTTCGGGGTTGTAAGCATGAGCAATCATAACTAAAAAGTGATCTATGCTGATTGGAGTATAGCCTAAGCCAATCATACGAAGCACAatcttgaaaaaaatagcaTTCGTGACATCGAAATAATCATCTTCGACTCGAGGTTCTTCTAAATGCCTTGCAATGACCGCAGCGATCCATTCGGGTGTCATGATCAAGGCAAACTCCCGAATAGCTttctcgtcttcttcactaAACTTGAGAGTGTCTTTATACGCAGCTTTATCAGCTTCAAACTTCTTAGGCCACACAAGCCAGCCATAGTTAGCATTGCCCTTATCCAAAAAGTAAGTTGGGTTCTCAAAATTTTCTAGCTCCGCAACGAATTTAGCTTGGAAATCAGGCACTGAGCTATCTACAATCATACCGTTATCAGACAGAATGTTGTCTTCATCACAATTCAGTAGGAATCGATTATAGTCATAACCACTGCTTGCCAGGTTGAATAATTTACTGGAAATCATAAACAATCCGTGCATACAAATAGCTTTAATTCCAGGATGAGGGCTCATTGCGCCATTTCCAAGTTGAATAAGTACTCTCGCATCAATTGGCATCTGTGGAGACGAGCAAATAGCAGTGAATAATCCACCATTGACAGCAGTGAGCTTCCAATGTTGGTCTTTACTTTCTTTGCCCCCGGCAAGATAGTCGATTAAATGATTCATTTCCTTTTCGGCCTTTGCACGCTtgtctttctttttggctTTGAGCTGCTCGATCCTTTCCGCGACAGATCTGTACTCGCCATTAATGACTGTTTCTGGCTCAGCAGGTTTGAGAACATCTACAGACGACATATCTATGCTAATAACATCCAATGGCAGTCTGATATTAGTGGCAAAGTAATTGTACAGTGAGGTAGCAACTGCATTGAGATTGGGGTAATCCGCTTGCATGGCCAGCTTGATATACTCAATAAAAGGAACCATATGCTTAAAGTCCTTCTTAATCGACGATTGCATAACTCGTAGATTGAGAAGTCTCACTGCACTCTCTGCCTTAGTATACTCCTGGCATTTCAACGCAGTATTCAACTCACGAAGAACAAATGGGTATACTTGTGAGCGTGATCCTATCAAAATTTTAACTGCTGATTCTAAAGACGACTGTCCATTTCTACGAACATCGGAATAAATCGACATACTAGATCTAACACTGTCAAACAAAAGCGTCTTATCAAGATCGGACATCTTTCTGAGCCCAACATTGTGAGCAAGTCTTTCGTAGTGGTACAAGTATGCTCGTCTACTCAAGAGAGGGCGAGGGTAGTCCTTTCTTAATCCTGGAATACGGAAATGCTTTGTTTCATAGCTGTAAAGTGCCAGTAGCGAGTCAAGGGTCTTAGCAGACCGTTCCATTCCAACATCAGAAAACCATACTTTTGTAGCAAAGAGCAATGCTTTGAAAGATGCAATATCATTCTCTCTATTCTTGCTTAAGTAGGTATGTATTTCGTGCAAGAACTTTCCAAGGTCAAGTCGTAGTTCATGGATACGACGATATAAAGGATCATCAGCCTTGGTATGCTTATCAAAGAAATAGTTTACTGGATACTCACGGAACTTTTTGAGGTCCACAATTTCTCcctcaaaatcaagatcGTCATCCACTGCAATCAAATTGTTGTTCATTAGCTCATCTTCCTCGTCGAAGCTAGACgcatcagaatcagaatccaTTTCTTGTGAAACGCTTTCTTCATATTCAGAGTCGCCAACATTCTCATTCAATCCAGACTTTTCGCCATACTTTGGGTCAAAGAGCAAAGCAACACCTGAAGTGGCAGTACGAATATACGTAATGTTATTTGCTATCAGGTCAGATAATTCAGTTGGCGAATATTTCTTCTCTGCACCCTGCTGATTCACCACAAGTTTAAGAGCATCTGTTGATACCTGACAATGCTTCGAATAGAGGTCAACCGCAAACTCAATCTCATTTCTCGACGGTACATGCCATTTCAATTTTAGATTTTTGGTATCCGCTTTAGCACCCCAATCTCCAAGACCCACCGGATCTCCTTCAGGAACCAAGCTGTAGTCGTTTGATGTCGTCGTAGTCAAAGTCATTAAAGTATGATGGATGGCATTGGAAACATGGAATACAATAGCTCCTTTGCAATGCTCACGCAGATACAAGGTCAGTTCCATGATCTGATCTTTAAATACAAACGCCTCAGCAAATGCATGTGCCAGCACCATATTCAGCGCTGACAGATACCAGATTAAAGCTCTATCACGAGGAAGAATCTCCGAGCCACTTCGAGTAGATCCAGCTCCGTTCTCTTCAATCTCCTCCTTGATCTTATAGTACAGCATATTGAACATTTTAGGAAATGCTACCTCTGGATTCACCTTGATTAAGCAACCGCAAATATGCGCAACTGGGTCGGCAGCATGGTGAATCACATTATGCTCTACAAAGTCGACTACGTGATTGACAATCCGCTTGAACAGATTTGGAGAAACTGCTCCTAATATAGCAGTAACTGCAGGTGGTAATGCATTGGACACCTGAGCCTCTGGTGAATCACGGGCCGCTTTAGCAGAACCTGATCCGGTCCCAGAATTATCTGGCAAGTTTTCTAGCATTGCAAAGATTCTATCGAATACCATGATTACAAACTCGTCAAAGGATGCAGTTGAAGATTTAAGCACTTGCGGAATCATCTCTTCAGGTATTTCAGGTAGCTTACCATGTTCTTCCAGATAAGAGATTGATCCTGCGATAGTTTCCATGGCCAATCCAGATCCCATATTCTCGCTAATATCGTAGAATGGCACGTTCAAAGCTACTGCCTGAATAAATGACAGCGAATGCAATGTCTTGGATAAATCATTAGCGTCTATGCCAGGGACAGCTAGACCCAGCAGTGTTGTAATGTGTAAAGCATATTTTGGCACTTGGGAGATTTTTCTTGCCAATACGGTCAATGCCTTAAGCGAGGACATTGTTCGATGCGTCTCAACCAATCCTTGCAATGACGGATACACCTCACCGAGCAGTCTAGGGATAATCAAATCTGGAGATAGATATGCAAGACCCTGTAAAGCTTCTAATGAACTGGCTACAACAGTGGTACTCTTGGCATGGATTCCCAGAAATGTGGCATTTCTTAAAATCCTGACAAATCTGTCCTTGACTTTATCAGTCAAATGACGCTCGGCAGGAATCACTGACTCCTTGTAGGGGTTGCCTTCACAATCCACTGTGTCTGACGACTGCACATTCCATCTCAGTAAAAATATCTCTACCATGGCTGCAATAGTCTGCATTATATTTCGCGTCCATGCTCCCTGGTTAGATGGGTGCACAAACGTCTCTACCGCGTGCATCAAACTTTCCAACTTATCTAAAATACCGTCTGGCTCTAAACCACTTTCTGCCGATAGCGAATATACGATGAGATTCGCAATTGGCCTCGCGCATCTGTTCTTTTTGTCTCTATCGGATTTAACGCTTACAGTCTCATTTGACTGAACGTACGGCGAGCCAACATACGATACCGGTACTTCAAGCATGCGCAAAATAGCGCTAAACACAATCGACAGCTGTTCAGGGGTCAAAATTCCGTACTTATCAAAACTGACTAATTTCGACGATATCGAGTCTGAAACCAACGTCGCCACTAAATCCAGAGACTGGAAATCATACAAAGATGatcttggcagcagtgaCCACATATGGAATATCGCTGGTAGCATGTATTTCGGCATGATCTCTAACTCATCTCCCTCTGCTGGCACAGCAGGCGTAAGCAGAATCAGCAAACTCATAACATTGTGGGATACACTTGCCTTCGAAACGGCATACTTCTTTTGTTAGTTCTTGGTCCgcaatgcctccggcggctggggctccgccccagacccccctgctcctctcgcttcgctcgagtcgggcgtggggagGGGAGAGATTTGAAGAGCAGCCAAAATCATTCTGACATGGCAAACTTACGTGTGGCAGGATCTCCTCCAGAATTTGTAATGTTAGCTCGGGCTTGATCAAGTGACGAGCCACCTGGGCCAGCCTGGATAATGCAGAAAATGACTTGGAAATGCTGCCTTCATAACTCGACTGCTGTGGAAATGCCAATTtcctcatcaccaccacaaGCGTACGCCAATCCAGATCTAGATCCTGTGGCTTAACTGTATCTTGAAATAGATCATCTTTACATAGTAAGCAAAACATGTTGATGAACTTCTCCATTGCTGCTCCATCTGTTCCTGCTAGAGCGAGCGAGTAATACAGTTTGATGAGCTTGATTCGCGTTTCCAGTGGCATGTCAAACTTAAGACTAATCCAAGATCTGAGTTCTTTAGTCCAATGATACACAGCTGGCCCAGTACTATTTCCAATTATCCCTTTCAGATCATCACCCTTGATGGCAATATATAAGTTGGCAATGATATGATCCAGATGTTCTAATCGTTCTTCTTGTGTCTCACACTCATAAGGTAAAGCTGAAATATATGGAAATGTCCTTGGTCGGCTACGAAAGCTATTGCCCTTGGCAATCACTTTTCCTTCTCCCAAATCAGTGGACGGAGTCATTTTGCTGCAAAACTTTGACTGGTCTAATAAAATAGCAAATTTTTCAACTGCATTATTTGGTTAGTATACTATTTTTCATTACCATTGTTTAACAGTCAATTCTACAATCAATTAAGTCCTATCGAGCAATTGAGTCAACCCATCATCCCTCGAATGCTACGCACAAAATTTGTAATCTCCAACTTCGAGttatcaaaaaaagtcCCCATTTGTTGTCAACATATTATTTATGGATGTTGTGCATCCAATTGATTCACAAGCCAATTCTTTTGGGACCAATCTGGCAGCACCACTTTGAATTGATCAAGATTCTTGACTATCAATTCGCAGTTTCATGCGTAGTTACAATTTCGAAAATATATTGGGTCATTCATTGCATTGTTCAAGGGATCAATTAGATTATCATTTAGGACACAGCtagctggtactggtattTTGATTACTCACATAAAAATCAATTTGTTAGCTTCACAATCTAACGAATTACGAAATGTTCTTGTGCACTAAATTAAGCAAGACAAATCAAATCTAACCGATTCGTCATCAACTCTTTGTAATGCTATTTGAAGATCAACTGCAGAATAGACAACGTCAATCTAAATAGAGATATTAGTTTAAACTCAGCTAAACCAACTCCTCTCTATAATCGAATCAACAATGTCCAAACCCCTTCGTCTTTCAATGACGATTGCTAGATGTCCGCTATGGGGGCAAAGTAGGATAGGTCAGGAATGGCGATCTATCGACGACCAGCCGTATTATGTTTGTGCGGCTATTAGTCTGACGTAATATGGCTGGAGTGTTGAGAAACACTGAGGATAGCGCGATATCGAATATACAGGTGAGAGATGTTATAATCTCGTTTGTGGGGGAATAGGATGTTATTGACTGATTCTCATATGTAATGCTAAGATAGAGATATGTTTTTACTATCTTGATGCAGCCCCGTTATAGTTTATCTGTTGTTACAGGACCCTGCGTTCTGCATTGCTGATCTTCGAGGGGTTAGATTATGCACGGAAGCTAGTTTATTCCAGTCTTGTAAATCATGCTGAGATGTTCAAAAAATCTGCTTCAGGtcttaatattaataactGTATGGATTTGCTGGATTCTGCGTTTGTCAAGCAAATGAAGAATTAAATGGTCTCATTATGGTATACTCAGGGGGTAGCCTGAAAGTAATGAGATACGCACATTAAACTTGACTTTTTGAACAAATTTAGAGTGATTCATCTGCCAGAAGTTCATAGAATAGACAAATTGCTAGAATTATGAGTCAATAATTTTGCTCAGTAATGAGCCGGATCTATCTGTCAGACAAGTGAGAACTGCAATTGATATAGACTATACAAACAAGGACGAGGCATGACTAGCTTACAGACCTTTTGATGCTTATCAGGAAAGTGAAGCCAGGGCAATTTTAGGAGGGGTCATGACAGCAGTTATTAGAAGAGTCGTAGATGTCTAGAAGCGGTGATAAGGACGGTGATAGGGGGGTTCGAGTAATGGGTACAAAATACTCGGGACGGAAGTCGCCTCCCGGATTGACGGATGTCACAAACTGTCAATGGGAACAGGTGCCTCGGCTTGTCTCGTTTAGATTCTGGGTCTGCAAGCTAGCCCACTGTCTCGTTCATATTTGATTCATAATATCACGTGCGAAATTCGGCCAGCTGAATTTATCGGTAGGATGGGATCGACAGACTGGCGTTGATAAGATATCTGGATATTGACGACAAACGAATCGGTCGATACCACCCCATTATTGGAAAATAAATACGTCAATTGTCAATTAAAGTTTTAGACACAAGGGCGGCTCCATCGGTACGACTTTTATGGTTGTCTGGGGAAGATGACCTCACAAAGGTACAACCTTACAAAGGCACAATCTTACTAAGGTACAACCTTACAAcctcaacaaaaaaaaatacaatctTCTTCCAAAAATATATGGACAACTTAGTCAAATGTATCTGACAAATTTACCAATGCCGTTCGATATTCTCGTGAAGAGTATTTGTGATTTTCTAGTAGGAACATGCTTGCTATTGCAGCCCACGGCGCTGAGCTCGTGCTCATGTTGGTTGTAAAGCTAGAAAAAATGCATTGAAATGTGCGCGATATTCATCCGTTCATACGAATGGTTGCTCTacaaaagaaatatatctCTGTTACACTATGTTACACTAAAGAGGAGGGTCTcgctttttattttttcttgtcaaaTTCCGAGCAATTTTCTAAACCACTAGGGTATCTATTTAGCACAGGTGTGTATGTTGGTGGAGACGCATC from Sugiyamaella lignohabitans strain CBS 10342 chromosome D, complete sequence includes the following:
- the BLM10 gene encoding Blm10p (Proteasome activator; binds the core proteasome (CP) and stimulates proteasome-mediated protein degradation by inducing gate opening; required for sequestering CP into proteasome storage granule (PSG) during quiescent phase and for nuclear import of CP in proliferating cells; required for resistance to bleomycin, may be involved in protecting against oxidative damage; similar to mammalian PA200; GO_component: GO:0005737 - cytoplasm [Evidence IEA,IEA]; GO_component: GO:0016021 - integral component of membrane [Evidence ISM] [PMID 12192589]; GO_component: GO:0005634 - nucleus [Evidence IEA,IEA]; GO_component: GO:0005634 - nucleus [Evidence IDA] [PMID 12973301]; GO_component: GO:0005634 - nucleus [Evidence IDA] [PMID 15778719]; GO_component: GO:0005634 - nucleus [Evidence IDA] [PMID 22908043]; GO_component: GO:0000502 - proteasome complex [Evidence IDA] [PMID 15778719]; GO_component: GO:0005839 - proteasome core complex [Evidence IDA,IMP] [PMID 15778719]; GO_component: GO:0034515 - proteasome storage granule [Evidence IDA] [PMID 23982732]; GO_function: GO:0016504 - peptidase activator activity [Evidence IDA] [PMID 22025621]; GO_function: GO:0070628 - proteasome binding [Evidence IDA,IMP] [PMID 22025621]; GO_process: GO:0006281 - DNA repair [Evidence IEA]; GO_process: GO:0006974 - cellular response to DNA damage stimulus [Evidence IEA]; GO_process: GO:0043248 - proteasome assembly [Evidence IMP] [PMID 12973301]; GO_process: GO:0043248 - proteasome assembly [Evidence IGI] [PMID 17911101]; GO_process: GO:1990236 - proteasome core complex import into nucleus [Evidence IMP] [PMID 23982732]; GO_process: GO:0061136 - regulation of proteasomal protein catabolic process [Evidence IDA] [PMID 22025621]; GO_process: GO:1990237 - sequestration of proteasome core complex in proteasome storage granule [Evidence IMP] [PMID 23982732]), whose amino-acid sequence is MWSLLPRSSLYDFQSLDLVATLVSDSISSKLVSFDKYGILTPEQLSIVFSAILRMLEVPVSYVGSPYVQSNETVSVKSDRDKKNRCARPIANLIVYSLSAESGLEPDGILDKLESLMHAVETFVHPSNQGAWTRNIMQTIAAMVEIFLLRWNVQSSDTVDCEGNPYKESVIPAERHLTDKVKDRFVRILRNATFLGIHAKSTTVVASSLEALQGLAYLSPDLIIPRLLGEVYPSLQGLVETHRTMSSLKALTVLARKISQVPKYALHITTLLGLAVPGIDANDLSKTLHSLSFIQAVALNVPFYDISENMGSGLAMETIAGSISYLEEHGKLPEIPEEMIPQVLKSSTASFDEFVIMVFDRIFAMLENLPDNSGTGSGSAKAARDSPEAQVSNALPPAVTAILGAVSPNLFKRIVNHVVDFVEHNVIHHAADPVAHICGCLIKVNPEVAFPKMFNMLYYKIKEEIEENGAGSTRSGSEILPRDRALIWYLSALNMVLAHAFAEAFVFKDQIMELTLYLREHCKGAIVFHVSNAIHHTLMTLTTTTSNDYSLVPEGDPVGLGDWGAKADTKNLKLKWHVPSRNEIEFAVDLYSKHCQVSTDALKLVVNQQGAEKKYSPTELSDLIANNITYIRTATSGVALLFDPKYGEKSGLNENVGDSEYEESVSQEMDSDSDASSFDEEDELMNNNLIAVDDDLDFEGEIVDLKKFREYPVNYFFDKHTKADDPLYRRIHELRLDLGKFLHEIHTYLSKNRENDIASFKALLFATKVWFSDVGMERSAKTLDSLLALYSYETKHFRIPGLRKDYPRPLLSRRAYLYHYERLAHNVGLRKMSDLDKTLLFDSVRSSMSIYSDVRRNGQSSLESAVKILIGSRSQVYPFVLRELNTALKCQEYTKAESAVRLLNLRVMQSSIKKDFKHMVPFIEYIKLAMQADYPNLNAVATSLYNYFATNIRLPLDVISIDMSSVDVLKPAEPETVINGEYRSVAERIEQLKAKKKDKRAKAEKEMNHLIDYLAGGKESKDQHWKLTAVNGGLFTAICSSPQMPIDARVLIQLGNGAMSPHPGIKAICMHGLFMISSKLFNLASSGYDYNRFLLNCDEDNILSDNGMIVDSSVPDFQAKFVAELENFENPTYFLDKGNANYGWLVWPKKFEADKAAYKDTLKFSEEDEKAIREFALIMTPEWIAAVIARHLEEPRVEDDYFDVTNAIFFKIVLRMIGLGYTPISIDHFLVMIAHAYNPEDKNSHRCVAEMCSALIDSLKFTEGEEVINKKVTLLVGIFSDVLQNSIAHDNIEYWRSFVWWTSIYIDYRRAWQVEKLLNEIRVRTDAYSTSVRESSRLSLLRKSISTIGWYYQHNVDEIIDNLWDNITHPLQGVRDEVAKTLGGIYVTRYHESFETVSQFLKANYDSGSVGLLCYEMPDDLSSRIVKAFNKLETLRLEREALSSRGTSQYVVVAKTLSLFLESLFRKSYAVSLIPLFPKTIIPALLNFLNVRDEEEVMLSAVSLFKLLGNIPCPVQYIQLMVDMIVDIGTKATTWHQRISILSYLQAFFFRHLFKMNEHQRSFLINSVTDMLVDVQLEVRELAAETLSGLLRCSPIAEQDRLIASLQQHCTILLNETKSWKNLRRTPTASLAVTPIPSRPGTPVSRTGVPLNEYQTAMVKRHSAVLGLGALVKAFPYQSPPPKWIPEVMQVLAVKAANDPGMVGKSVKLILGDFKKTRQDTWHIDSKVFTSEQLEDLEGVLWRNYFI